A single region of the Oncorhynchus keta strain PuntledgeMale-10-30-2019 chromosome 4, Oket_V2, whole genome shotgun sequence genome encodes:
- the LOC118384034 gene encoding uncharacterized protein LOC118384034 isoform X1, with protein sequence MQLSGLLDCADVTSSISGTCVVLQKKLDKQTKEVHQTMDDVSLHQEDSGNDGTANQIEDNNNNQTEREAPVQECDPPKREHLAEDTVEGHRVKSGANRAKTPEQATGASIENIEESQPVTDANEVNGEETCKGEEGPCHGADTGETEDPKLVKGEGESEMEVHKNGKGQEVVKNGEIEKKKEELKEDKEKGGEKKEGKGGEREKRKGDEEKRTDRKIKAGKGEARKGEAGKGEAGKGEAGKGEAGKGEAGKGEAGKGEAGKGEAGKGEAGKGEAGKGEAGKGEAGKGEAGKGEAGKGEAGKGEAGKGEAGKGEAGKGEAGKVEAGKGEAGKGEAGKGEAGMGEAGKGEAGKGVAGKGVAGKGEAGKGVAGKGEAGKGEAGKGEAGKGVAGKGEAGKGVAGKGEAGKGVAGKGEAGKGVAGKGEAGKGVAGKGDGEAVKGEEGKGEGGKAPENKSKPVTEKEGAGGGKVKEKSKEVEKQGKTKRKSVLNPTASTSSSAAPSVIRPRNSARSARMSRKNDIIAKFQQNAPETPVVRNFKLQRSSMAVASGASIKQKVLSWCANKTRNYEGVSIENFSSSWCDGLAFCALIHRFFPDAFDFSALNASEREKNFTLAFNTAETMADCYPLLEVGDMLLMGNRPDPMCVFTYVQALCHHLSKIEKEKKDKEEKEKKDTAEEKKSEKMTDGEVETTTEKKEEESVGGENKGKDGKEKESSAVEGEKDKREVVVLVEGQA encoded by the exons ATGCAGCTGTCCGGGCTGTTGGACTGTGCCGATGTCACTAGCTCTATTTCTGGAACCTGTGTTGTTCTGCAG AAGAAGTTGGACAAACAGACAAAGGAAGTCCATCAAACCATGGATGATGTATCACTCCACCAGGAGGATTCTGGGAACGATGGAACAGCCAACCAGATagaggacaacaacaacaatcag acagagagagaggctccaGTCCAGGAGTGTGACCCCCCGAAGAGAGAGCACCTGGCGGAGGACACAGTGGAAGGTCATAGGGTCAAGTCAGGGGCTAATAGGGCGAAAACTCCAGAACAGGCAACAGGGGCTAGCATTGAAAACATAGAGGAGTCTCAGCCTGTAACCGACGCCAATGAGGTTAATGGTGAAGAGACTTGTAAGGGTGAGGAAGGGCCGTGTCATGGTGCAGACACCGGAGAAACAGAAGACCCCAAATTGgtgaaaggagagggggaaagtgAGATGGAGGTGCACAAGAATGGAAAGGGGCAAGAGGTGGTCAAgaatggagagattgagaaaaAGAAAGAGGAGCTGAAAGAGGacaaagagaaggggggagaaaagaaagaggggaaggggggggaaagagaaaagagaaaaggagatgaagagaagaggacagacagaaaaataaaggcagggaagggagaggcaaggaagggagaggcagggaagggagaggcagggaagggagaggcagggaagggagaggcagggaagggagaggcagggaagggagaggcagggaagggagaggcagggaagggagaggcagggaagggagaggcagggaagggagaggcagggaagggagaggcagggaagggagaggcagggaagggagaggcagggaagggagaggcagggaagggagAAGCAGGGAAGGGAGAagcagggaagggagaggcagggaagggagaggcagggaagggagaggcagggaaggtAGAAGCAGGGAAGGGAGAAGCAGGGAAGGGAGAAGCAGGGAAGGGAGAAGCAGGGATGggagaggcagggaagggagaggcagggaagggagTGGCAGGGAAGGGAGtggcagggaagggagaggcagggaagggagtggcagggaagggagaggcagggaagggagaggcagggaagggagaggcagggaagggagtggcagggaagggagaggcagggaagggagtggcagggaagggagaggcagggaagggagtggcagggaagggagaggcagggaagggagtggcagggaagggagaggcagggaagggagTGGCAGGGAAAGGAGACGGAGAGGCagtgaagggagaggaagggaagggagagggagggaaggcacCAGAGAACAAGAGCAAACCGGTAACAGAAAAGGAAGGGGCGGGAGGAGGAAAGGTTAAAGAGAAAAGCAAGGAGGTGGAGAAGCAAGGGAAGACCAAAAGAAAGAGTGTCTTGAATCCCACCGCCTCTACCTCATCCTCTGCAGCCCCCTCTGTGATCCGACCCCGGAACTCTGCCCGCTCTGCCCGGATGTCCAGAAAAAATGACATCATAGCAAAGTTCCAGCAAAATGCACCTGA GACACCGGTTGTCCGCAACTTCAAACTTCAGAGATCATCTATGGCTGTGGCAAGTGGGGCATCAATCAAACAGAAAGTGCTTTCATGGTGTGCCAACAAAACACGCAACTATGAG GGTGTTTCCATAGAGAACTTCTCATCTTCATGGTGTGATGGGCTGGCGTTCTGTGCACTCATCCATCGCTTCTTCCCAGATGCTTTTGACTTCTCAGCCCTGAACGCATCTGAAAGAGAGAAGAACTTCACCCTGGCCTTCAACACAGCAGA gaccaTGGCTGACTGCTACCCCCTGTTGGAGGTTGGTGATATGCTCCTGATGGGGAACAGACCAGATCCTATGTGTGTGTTCACCTATGTCCAGGCTctctgtcatcacctctccaaaatagagaaggagaagaaggacaagGAAGAAAAGGAGAAGAAGGACACAGCAGAGGAAAAGAAGAGTGAAAAGATGACCGACGGAGAGGTAGAAACCACTacagagaagaaagaggaggagagtgtgGGAGGGGAGAACAAAGGAAAAgatgggaaagagaaagagagctcagcggtggagggagagaaagacaaaagAGAAGTTGTAGTGTTAGTTGAAGGGCAGGCTTAA
- the LOC118384034 gene encoding uncharacterized protein LOC118384034 isoform X2, producing the protein MQLSGLLDCADVTSSISGTCVVLQKLDKQTKEVHQTMDDVSLHQEDSGNDGTANQIEDNNNNQTEREAPVQECDPPKREHLAEDTVEGHRVKSGANRAKTPEQATGASIENIEESQPVTDANEVNGEETCKGEEGPCHGADTGETEDPKLVKGEGESEMEVHKNGKGQEVVKNGEIEKKKEELKEDKEKGGEKKEGKGGEREKRKGDEEKRTDRKIKAGKGEARKGEAGKGEAGKGEAGKGEAGKGEAGKGEAGKGEAGKGEAGKGEAGKGEAGKGEAGKGEAGKGEAGKGEAGKGEAGKGEAGKGEAGKGEAGKGEAGKVEAGKGEAGKGEAGKGEAGMGEAGKGEAGKGVAGKGVAGKGEAGKGVAGKGEAGKGEAGKGEAGKGVAGKGEAGKGVAGKGEAGKGVAGKGEAGKGVAGKGEAGKGVAGKGDGEAVKGEEGKGEGGKAPENKSKPVTEKEGAGGGKVKEKSKEVEKQGKTKRKSVLNPTASTSSSAAPSVIRPRNSARSARMSRKNDIIAKFQQNAPETPVVRNFKLQRSSMAVASGASIKQKVLSWCANKTRNYEGVSIENFSSSWCDGLAFCALIHRFFPDAFDFSALNASEREKNFTLAFNTAETMADCYPLLEVGDMLLMGNRPDPMCVFTYVQALCHHLSKIEKEKKDKEEKEKKDTAEEKKSEKMTDGEVETTTEKKEEESVGGENKGKDGKEKESSAVEGEKDKREVVVLVEGQA; encoded by the exons ATGCAGCTGTCCGGGCTGTTGGACTGTGCCGATGTCACTAGCTCTATTTCTGGAACCTGTGTTGTTCTGCAG AAGTTGGACAAACAGACAAAGGAAGTCCATCAAACCATGGATGATGTATCACTCCACCAGGAGGATTCTGGGAACGATGGAACAGCCAACCAGATagaggacaacaacaacaatcag acagagagagaggctccaGTCCAGGAGTGTGACCCCCCGAAGAGAGAGCACCTGGCGGAGGACACAGTGGAAGGTCATAGGGTCAAGTCAGGGGCTAATAGGGCGAAAACTCCAGAACAGGCAACAGGGGCTAGCATTGAAAACATAGAGGAGTCTCAGCCTGTAACCGACGCCAATGAGGTTAATGGTGAAGAGACTTGTAAGGGTGAGGAAGGGCCGTGTCATGGTGCAGACACCGGAGAAACAGAAGACCCCAAATTGgtgaaaggagagggggaaagtgAGATGGAGGTGCACAAGAATGGAAAGGGGCAAGAGGTGGTCAAgaatggagagattgagaaaaAGAAAGAGGAGCTGAAAGAGGacaaagagaaggggggagaaaagaaagaggggaaggggggggaaagagaaaagagaaaaggagatgaagagaagaggacagacagaaaaataaaggcagggaagggagaggcaaggaagggagaggcagggaagggagaggcagggaagggagaggcagggaagggagaggcagggaagggagaggcagggaagggagaggcagggaagggagaggcagggaagggagaggcagggaagggagaggcagggaagggagaggcagggaagggagaggcagggaagggagaggcagggaagggagaggcagggaagggagaggcagggaagggagAAGCAGGGAAGGGAGAagcagggaagggagaggcagggaagggagaggcagggaagggagaggcagggaaggtAGAAGCAGGGAAGGGAGAAGCAGGGAAGGGAGAAGCAGGGAAGGGAGAAGCAGGGATGggagaggcagggaagggagaggcagggaagggagTGGCAGGGAAGGGAGtggcagggaagggagaggcagggaagggagtggcagggaagggagaggcagggaagggagaggcagggaagggagaggcagggaagggagtggcagggaagggagaggcagggaagggagtggcagggaagggagaggcagggaagggagtggcagggaagggagaggcagggaagggagtggcagggaagggagaggcagggaagggagTGGCAGGGAAAGGAGACGGAGAGGCagtgaagggagaggaagggaagggagagggagggaaggcacCAGAGAACAAGAGCAAACCGGTAACAGAAAAGGAAGGGGCGGGAGGAGGAAAGGTTAAAGAGAAAAGCAAGGAGGTGGAGAAGCAAGGGAAGACCAAAAGAAAGAGTGTCTTGAATCCCACCGCCTCTACCTCATCCTCTGCAGCCCCCTCTGTGATCCGACCCCGGAACTCTGCCCGCTCTGCCCGGATGTCCAGAAAAAATGACATCATAGCAAAGTTCCAGCAAAATGCACCTGA GACACCGGTTGTCCGCAACTTCAAACTTCAGAGATCATCTATGGCTGTGGCAAGTGGGGCATCAATCAAACAGAAAGTGCTTTCATGGTGTGCCAACAAAACACGCAACTATGAG GGTGTTTCCATAGAGAACTTCTCATCTTCATGGTGTGATGGGCTGGCGTTCTGTGCACTCATCCATCGCTTCTTCCCAGATGCTTTTGACTTCTCAGCCCTGAACGCATCTGAAAGAGAGAAGAACTTCACCCTGGCCTTCAACACAGCAGA gaccaTGGCTGACTGCTACCCCCTGTTGGAGGTTGGTGATATGCTCCTGATGGGGAACAGACCAGATCCTATGTGTGTGTTCACCTATGTCCAGGCTctctgtcatcacctctccaaaatagagaaggagaagaaggacaagGAAGAAAAGGAGAAGAAGGACACAGCAGAGGAAAAGAAGAGTGAAAAGATGACCGACGGAGAGGTAGAAACCACTacagagaagaaagaggaggagagtgtgGGAGGGGAGAACAAAGGAAAAgatgggaaagagaaagagagctcagcggtggagggagagaaagacaaaagAGAAGTTGTAGTGTTAGTTGAAGGGCAGGCTTAA
- the LOC118384034 gene encoding uncharacterized protein LOC118384034 isoform X3: MDDVSLHQEDSGNDGTANQIEDNNNNQTEREAPVQECDPPKREHLAEDTVEGHRVKSGANRAKTPEQATGASIENIEESQPVTDANEVNGEETCKGEEGPCHGADTGETEDPKLVKGEGESEMEVHKNGKGQEVVKNGEIEKKKEELKEDKEKGGEKKEGKGGEREKRKGDEEKRTDRKIKAGKGEARKGEAGKGEAGKGEAGKGEAGKGEAGKGEAGKGEAGKGEAGKGEAGKGEAGKGEAGKGEAGKGEAGKGEAGKGEAGKGEAGKGEAGKGEAGKGEAGKVEAGKGEAGKGEAGKGEAGMGEAGKGEAGKGVAGKGVAGKGEAGKGVAGKGEAGKGEAGKGEAGKGVAGKGEAGKGVAGKGEAGKGVAGKGEAGKGVAGKGEAGKGVAGKGDGEAVKGEEGKGEGGKAPENKSKPVTEKEGAGGGKVKEKSKEVEKQGKTKRKSVLNPTASTSSSAAPSVIRPRNSARSARMSRKNDIIAKFQQNAPETPVVRNFKLQRSSMAVASGASIKQKVLSWCANKTRNYEGVSIENFSSSWCDGLAFCALIHRFFPDAFDFSALNASEREKNFTLAFNTAETMADCYPLLEVGDMLLMGNRPDPMCVFTYVQALCHHLSKIEKEKKDKEEKEKKDTAEEKKSEKMTDGEVETTTEKKEEESVGGENKGKDGKEKESSAVEGEKDKREVVVLVEGQA, translated from the exons ATGGATGATGTATCACTCCACCAGGAGGATTCTGGGAACGATGGAACAGCCAACCAGATagaggacaacaacaacaatcag acagagagagaggctccaGTCCAGGAGTGTGACCCCCCGAAGAGAGAGCACCTGGCGGAGGACACAGTGGAAGGTCATAGGGTCAAGTCAGGGGCTAATAGGGCGAAAACTCCAGAACAGGCAACAGGGGCTAGCATTGAAAACATAGAGGAGTCTCAGCCTGTAACCGACGCCAATGAGGTTAATGGTGAAGAGACTTGTAAGGGTGAGGAAGGGCCGTGTCATGGTGCAGACACCGGAGAAACAGAAGACCCCAAATTGgtgaaaggagagggggaaagtgAGATGGAGGTGCACAAGAATGGAAAGGGGCAAGAGGTGGTCAAgaatggagagattgagaaaaAGAAAGAGGAGCTGAAAGAGGacaaagagaaggggggagaaaagaaagaggggaaggggggggaaagagaaaagagaaaaggagatgaagagaagaggacagacagaaaaataaaggcagggaagggagaggcaaggaagggagaggcagggaagggagaggcagggaagggagaggcagggaagggagaggcagggaagggagaggcagggaagggagaggcagggaagggagaggcagggaagggagaggcagggaagggagaggcagggaagggagaggcagggaagggagaggcagggaagggagaggcagggaagggagaggcagggaagggagaggcagggaagggagAAGCAGGGAAGGGAGAagcagggaagggagaggcagggaagggagaggcagggaagggagaggcagggaaggtAGAAGCAGGGAAGGGAGAAGCAGGGAAGGGAGAAGCAGGGAAGGGAGAAGCAGGGATGggagaggcagggaagggagaggcagggaagggagTGGCAGGGAAGGGAGtggcagggaagggagaggcagggaagggagtggcagggaagggagaggcagggaagggagaggcagggaagggagaggcagggaagggagtggcagggaagggagaggcagggaagggagtggcagggaagggagaggcagggaagggagtggcagggaagggagaggcagggaagggagtggcagggaagggagaggcagggaagggagTGGCAGGGAAAGGAGACGGAGAGGCagtgaagggagaggaagggaagggagagggagggaaggcacCAGAGAACAAGAGCAAACCGGTAACAGAAAAGGAAGGGGCGGGAGGAGGAAAGGTTAAAGAGAAAAGCAAGGAGGTGGAGAAGCAAGGGAAGACCAAAAGAAAGAGTGTCTTGAATCCCACCGCCTCTACCTCATCCTCTGCAGCCCCCTCTGTGATCCGACCCCGGAACTCTGCCCGCTCTGCCCGGATGTCCAGAAAAAATGACATCATAGCAAAGTTCCAGCAAAATGCACCTGA GACACCGGTTGTCCGCAACTTCAAACTTCAGAGATCATCTATGGCTGTGGCAAGTGGGGCATCAATCAAACAGAAAGTGCTTTCATGGTGTGCCAACAAAACACGCAACTATGAG GGTGTTTCCATAGAGAACTTCTCATCTTCATGGTGTGATGGGCTGGCGTTCTGTGCACTCATCCATCGCTTCTTCCCAGATGCTTTTGACTTCTCAGCCCTGAACGCATCTGAAAGAGAGAAGAACTTCACCCTGGCCTTCAACACAGCAGA gaccaTGGCTGACTGCTACCCCCTGTTGGAGGTTGGTGATATGCTCCTGATGGGGAACAGACCAGATCCTATGTGTGTGTTCACCTATGTCCAGGCTctctgtcatcacctctccaaaatagagaaggagaagaaggacaagGAAGAAAAGGAGAAGAAGGACACAGCAGAGGAAAAGAAGAGTGAAAAGATGACCGACGGAGAGGTAGAAACCACTacagagaagaaagaggaggagagtgtgGGAGGGGAGAACAAAGGAAAAgatgggaaagagaaagagagctcagcggtggagggagagaaagacaaaagAGAAGTTGTAGTGTTAGTTGAAGGGCAGGCTTAA